The nucleotide sequence GGGTTGGGCAGTCTCTTCCTTTTTCACCTCTGTCTCTTCTTTCGCCTCTTCTTTTACTTCTTCTTTTATTTCTTCTTTTACCCCCGGATCTTCGTTCTCAGAGGAGTTGTTCTTGCTCGGGGACGCCTCATCAATTGCCTTCTTTTCAGCCTTTTCCTCCGTTTCTTCGGAAC is from bacterium BMS3Abin14 and encodes:
- the tatA_2 gene encoding sec-independent protein translocase protein TatA, with translation MIGGLGMQELLIVLVVAMFLFGGKKLPEIGQNLGKAIRGFKEGSEETEEKAEKKAIDEASPSKNNSSENEDPGVKEEIKEEVKEEAKEETEVKKEETAQPPAAEEPKDPG